The Candidatus Latescibacter sp. nucleotide sequence AATACACTATTGCTTTGCAACAAAAAGGAACAATATTCGCCATGTCACATGTCATGCCGAACTTGTTGCCGCTTCGCGGGAACGATGAAACCGTTGCCGTTTCTCGGGAACGATGAAACCGTTTCGGCATCTAATTTGAAAAGAAAAGCAATAATATATGTCGTCATGTATAATTGCGATAATATAGTCAAAACCTGGAAGTAAAACCACTCCGGAGTAATCCGATGACGCACATCCTGATGAGATGGCATTGTCATTTTTTCCGCCGCCGTTCAGCTACAGCATAGATATCCGATCCCCTCAGGTATTTCATTCCCGTGAGGGTATAGACCATCGATGCGGTCCGCCCCAAAAGATCCCGGCGGGACAACCAGGGATTGCCGGTGCTTCCCAGCCAGACCCGGCTCCGGAATCCGCAGGCTTTCAAATGCCGCCGCAGGCTGAGAATACTTTGCTCGTTGATATGCATGAGGATTTTATGTTCATCGTACTCAGGATCGCTTTTTAACGTCCGAAAGTGCGCTACAACCGGATGAACAGGTTTTTCTCTATTGAGAAGGAAGTACACTGCCGACTTAATCCAGAATCCCCAGGTTCGCGACCATACATTCGGGCTGGTGTGGATGATCAGCTTGCCGCCCGGTTTTAGCACCCGCCAAATCTCCCTGAGTATAGTTTGAAACTCGTCAGCGGAAACATGCTCGACCACATCTAAAAGGAATGCAGTGTCGAAAAAATCATCCTCAAATTCCAATGTTTCGGCGCTCTGACAAAAAAATCCGGTTTTTTCCCGGATATTCGCCGCATGTCTTTCACGAGTGGTTTGGGCAATTTCCACTGCGCTTTCCGCATAATCGATTCCAACGGCCCAGGCTCCTGCACTGGCAGCCTGAAACACGATTTCCCCCCTTCCGCAGCCGATGTCAATGATCCTCGTGCCGGGCTTTATTTCAACCAGAGACAGGGGAATCCGGGTATACTTCGTTTCCCCCAGGCCCAGGGTCTGAAAATAGGATTCGGATACATCTTTGTCTCCGACATGTTTTTTGAAGTACAGGTCATCATAGAGACTCCGCATGCTTTTCGATGTCTGGCCGCGTACGAGAAAAAGGAAGTCGCCATACGACCGAATTTCTAAATCCGGTATTTGTTTTTCTTTATCGTCAGTCATCAACGAGTGCCTAAGTGCCTGAGTGCCTAAGTGCCTGAGTTCCTGAGTAGAGACGCAGCGCGCTGCGTCTGTACTGCCTGAGTGCCTAAGTACCTGAGTCAGATGCAGAATCAAGTTCAAAACCGACGCATGATACGTGTCATCCTGAACTTGTTTCAGGATCTAAATCCACATTCCTCGATTAAATCTTAAATATAATCAGTCCACTCCACGAATCAATTGATCAGAGAAAATTACATGACGATAGAAATGATTGTGCCTCCCAGTCATTTCTTTTCCATTTCAGAGCGGATTTTCGGCAGGGCGCCGGGATACTTTTTCTGCACAAAATCGATCAGCTTCTCACGGACAGCACACCGTAGACTCCACAAATCACCGCTGTCCCTGGCGCTGACCAGGGCGCGGAGCTCCATGACACTTTCCTTGAGATTGGTAACTTCCATCCCCCAGGCTGTACCGTCCCATTTGGGTGATTCCTTAAGGAGACGGTGCAGCTCACTGCGAATCTCTTCCACCGGAATGGAGTAATCCACGTACAGAAATACTGTTCCCAAAAGGTTGGTATGGACCAGTGTCCAGTTCTGGAAGGGTTTTTCGATAAAATACACGATCGGGAGAATCATGCGCCGATTATCCCATAATTTCACCACTACATAGGTCAGGTTGATATCCTCTATGTTCCCGTATTCTCCCTCCACAATGACCGCATCGTCCAGCCGTATGGGCTCGGTAAGGGCGATCTGTATGCCGGCGAGGAGATTTGCGACCGTCCTTTGGGCGGCCACACCGACAATGATGCCCGCCACTCCGGCGGAGGCCAGGATCGCCGTTCCGAGCTGACGGATACGGTCGAAGGTCATGAGGATCGCACCGGTAGCGAAGATGACAATGACAATGGTCAGTATCCTTTTCAGGAGCTGGAATTGGGTTTTGATGGTTCGGGCACGCATGCTCTCTTTTTCAAAGTGATAGTGGTTCAGTACCATATCCTCGAGAACATTGATGAGCTTGATCAAAAGCCAGGAGAGCGAGGCAATGATCAAAGGGGCCAGAATCGAGCGAACGATCTCGAAAACATTTTCCGGAACCAGGGCTTTAACCAGGGGAAGCGCCAGGTTCAGGGAAAAGAACACCATGAACCAGCGTGCAGAACTTTTGGTGTGATTTATAAGGGAAGAGTAGAGAATGGTCGGCCGGTGTTTCGCCACTGACCCCAGAACGAAAAAGATGATTGAATGCGCGATTAGCCCCAAAAGAATCGGTATGATAAAAATCAAGATAACCACCACGAGAATGGCTGTGTTCTGTACAAGTGCATTCCGGGTATTCTCAAGAATTCCATTCATGGGCGCTCCCTTATTCTTAGTGCCTGAGTGCCTGAGTGCCTAAGTAAATATTCAGTTTCCTCAAACCCCTATAATCAATATAATCAGTCTACTTCGCAAATATAATCCATATCTTTGCAGTCTGCGTGAGTTTTTTGGTGTGAGGGGGTTTGCTTGTCAATTGCTGCATTTTGTTATTGACAAGAATAGAACTTTGTTCTATATTAATCGATGTAATTAAAATCTGGATTGCCGTTTCGTCACTTGGGCACTCAGGCACTCAGGCACTTATTTGATGGTGGATGAAAATGGTATATCGAAGAACGGAACGAGGAGATGAACGGTACCTCAGACGGCGCGCCCAGCTTACCGTTGCAGCCCGCACACTTTTCACCGAAAAAGGTTACGATGAGACCACCATGCAGAATGTGGTCCGCGAAGCCGGGACTTCCATCGGCAACTGTTATTTCTATTTTCTCAACAAGGAAGCCCTGCTGCAGGTGGTGATCCAGGACATTATCGCCGATATCTGGACTTCAGCAGACGAGGCGCTTCAGGATGTTCCATCGGGTATCAAAAAACTGGCGCTCATCTTTTACCAGAGCATTACCGTGATGCTCGAAAACGAGGCTACCGGCAAGCTCATGCTCATGGCGCTTTCTCTGCCTGCCGTGCGAAATGCGGTGTTTGAAGATTACCGCAAGCGGGTACGACAGTTTATTGATGAAAATCCGGGTCTTTTCATCGATGAGGATGTAGACCTCAAAATTAATGCCGCCCAGGGCGCCGCTGTTGCCCTCATTGAAATGATCCTTCTGGACGGCATGGAGTATGAGCCTTCCAAGATCGGATATTTCCTTGCCCGCTGGAACCTGCAGGCGATCGGACTGCCGCAGGACGCAGTAGAAGAAGCTTTAGATAATTTGAAGCGTGTACGGGAACAAAGGAAACAGGCCGCATTTACTTAACGGGTTTGGCTGCCGGTGGCGCCTGCACTTCTTTCAGTTTTACTTCCTTGTGGCACATGATGCAATTGGTCATATCTTTTATTTTTCTGTCGGTGTGGGTTTTCTCAGTAGTTTTTTGATCGTGGTGGCAGCCCCAGCACTGGTAAGAGGTAAAATCATAACTGGCCATCTTTGTGTGACAGCGGTTGCAGCGAGCTTTGTGCGCCCCGGTGAGCACCCAGGCCGGATGCGGATACTTGACCGCCATCCAGGTGGATTTAACGTGGCAATCTTCGCAATTTTTCCCGTACTTCTGATGGTATGCCGCCTCCGGTGTTTCGCGTTTATGACAGACATAGCAGCCAACACCCTCAGGAACCGCCGGATGTGCGGTCTTTTCTATTTTCTTGGCTTCTGTCGTACCGCCCGTTCCGGGTTTCGGCCCGCCTGTGGAGCAGCCGATCGCTATGATTATGGCAAATACGGTTACCAGCGCAATTGACCGCTTGATCATACAAAATCCTCCCCACATGGTAAGATGCCGAAACAAGTTCGGCATGACATGTGTCATCCTGAACTCGTTGCCGCTTCGCGGGAACGATGAAACCGTTTCAGGATCTTGTCGCTTCAAAACAATAGACATGAATATATACATGAAATCGGCTTCATACCAAATGGAAAATGCTCGGAACAGTTAATTTTTCACCGGGACGAGCAGCATGGGCCGTAAAAGATGGAACATGACCTTGGCAGCGACGCTCCCCGACCAGAAAGAGTCAAATCCCGGCCTCCCGTGAGTTCCCATGACCACCAGGCCGGCATCCTTCTTTTCGGCTTCGGCAATGATGATTTCCGCGGGATCGCCGCGGAGCACCGTTCCCTCCGAAGGTATCTCCCTCTCCATGGCTTCACGGACTCGGCGGCTGAGATATTCTCCGGCATCCTGCTCCGCCATATCAAGGAGCTCGCCTGTGGCGCCCGGCAGCAGCTTCCCCGATGCCGCCCATTCCGCGGTAAGAGAGCCGAAGGTAGGAACCGCCATGATCAGTGAAAGACTGGCGCCGCACGGCCTGGCCAGGTCAAGGGCTGCGAAAAAACCTTCCTCGTGTGATGTATCAGCATCGAGTGGAACCAGTATCCGGCTGCACCGAAAGGGAGGCGCAGGTTCTTTCTCGGATGGGTGAATAAGGAGAAGGGGGGTGGCTGCGAGTGAGATAACCTTCCGTGCGATAGACCCGAAGAAAAGCTCGACAAGGCCGCTGCGCCCGTGGGTGCACATCACAATCAGGTCAGGTTTCAATTCTCCGGAGTGTTCCGCAATGCTGCGGGCTACATTTTCCACCTCTTCCGCGTGAACATGGCATTTCACCGGGATGCCTGGCGGAAAAGCCCGTTTTTTCAATTCTTCCATGTAGGCTGCGGCTTCGTTCGTGCCTGTCAGGTGGCGGTCGCCGTGGATTTCCTGTGGCGCGTTCCGCTCGATGACATGGATGAGAGTGACCTCTGCGCCGAAAATCCCGGCCATGAATGCAGCCGCCGGAAGAGCGGACTCCGCCAGCCTTGAGCCGTCCAGGGGAACCAGGATACAATGATACATATTTTCACCCCCCGAAGATAAGCGAATAGATGAGATAGAAGTTCAGGAGCACGATGAGCGACACGACCGCGACGGAAGCTGCGGTGGTCAGGCGTGAGTTGACAAGGACTCCCATGATGTCTCTGCGCCTGGTGAACATGACCAGCGGAATCACCGCGAAAGGAAGCCCGAAACTCAGGACGACCTGGCTGATTACCAGGGTCCGGGTCGGGTCGAATCCCAGTGCGATGACGACAAGAGAAGGAACCATGGTTACCAGCCTCCGTATCCAGGGCGATATGCGTCTTTGAATGAATCCCTGCATGATCACCTGTCCCGCCATGGTTCCGACCGAGGAGGAGGAAAGGCCCGACGCCAGAAGTGAAAGGGCGAACACACCGCCTGCCGCGGCCCCTAAAAGGGGGGTGAGTGTACGGTGCGCTTCCTCCAGAGTGCCGATGCCGGTCATTCCGGTTTTATAAAAAGTGGATGCAGCCATGATGAGCATCGCAATGTTGACCAACCCGGCAATAGTCATGGCAATTACTACATCCGCCGTTTCGAACCGGAGCAGCCGCCGGAGCTTGGCCTCATCCCGGACAACGATTCTCCCCTGGGTAAGGGCTGAATGGAGAAAAATGGCATGCGGCATGACAGTCGCCCCCAGTATGCCGACAGCCAGAACAGCGCTTTCCTTACCTGCAAAATGGGGTGTGAAAGAATGATGCAGCACCGCGTTCCAATCCGGCTGTGCGAAAAAAATCTCCGTGAGATAACTTGCCGCCACGATGCCCACAAAGATTGAGATGACCGCCTCGATAGACCGGAATCCGTAACGCTCAAGCCCGAGAATGACAAATGTGATGATGGCGGTAAGTATTCCCGCAGGCAGAAGGGGCACACCGAGCAGGAGGTTGAATCCTATCGCCGCGCCGATGAATTCGGCAAGATCCGTAGCCATCGCCGCTATTTCCATCAGTATCCACATGACAATTGCCACGGGACGGGGGAAGCGGCTGCGGCACATTTCTGCAAGATTGAGTCCGGTCGCTATGCCAAGTTTGGCTGAGAGGAGCTGAATGAGCATGGCCATCAGGTT carries:
- a CDS encoding universal stress protein, with protein sequence MYHCILVPLDGSRLAESALPAAAFMAGIFGAEVTLIHVIERNAPQEIHGDRHLTGTNEAAAYMEELKKRAFPPGIPVKCHVHAEEVENVARSIAEHSGELKPDLIVMCTHGRSGLVELFFGSIARKVISLAATPLLLIHPSEKEPAPPFRCSRILVPLDADTSHEEGFFAALDLARPCGASLSLIMAVPTFGSLTAEWAASGKLLPGATGELLDMAEQDAGEYLSRRVREAMEREIPSEGTVLRGDPAEIIIAEAEKKDAGLVVMGTHGRPGFDSFWSGSVAAKVMFHLLRPMLLVPVKN
- a CDS encoding mechanosensitive ion channel family protein, whose translation is MNGILENTRNALVQNTAILVVVILIFIIPILLGLIAHSIIFFVLGSVAKHRPTILYSSLINHTKSSARWFMVFFSLNLALPLVKALVPENVFEIVRSILAPLIIASLSWLLIKLINVLEDMVLNHYHFEKESMRARTIKTQFQLLKRILTIVIVIFATGAILMTFDRIRQLGTAILASAGVAGIIVGVAAQRTVANLLAGIQIALTEPIRLDDAVIVEGEYGNIEDINLTYVVVKLWDNRRMILPIVYFIEKPFQNWTLVHTNLLGTVFLYVDYSIPVEEIRSELHRLLKESPKWDGTAWGMEVTNLKESVMELRALVSARDSGDLWSLRCAVREKLIDFVQKKYPGALPKIRSEMEKK
- a CDS encoding TetR/AcrR family transcriptional regulator; translated protein: MVYRRTERGDERYLRRRAQLTVAARTLFTEKGYDETTMQNVVREAGTSIGNCYFYFLNKEALLQVVIQDIIADIWTSADEALQDVPSGIKKLALIFYQSITVMLENEATGKLMLMALSLPAVRNAVFEDYRKRVRQFIDENPGLFIDEDVDLKINAAQGAAVALIEMILLDGMEYEPSKIGYFLARWNLQAIGLPQDAVEEALDNLKRVREQRKQAAFT
- a CDS encoding Nramp family divalent metal transporter; this translates as MKGNATVKTIETAAEILDGRSGRGRLRSLFPFLGPAFIASIAYVDPGNYATNIQAGAKFGYTLLWVVVASNLMAMLIQLLSAKLGIATGLNLAEMCRSRFPRPVAIVMWILMEIAAMATDLAEFIGAAIGFNLLLGVPLLPAGILTAIITFVILGLERYGFRSIEAVISIFVGIVAASYLTEIFFAQPDWNAVLHHSFTPHFAGKESAVLAVGILGATVMPHAIFLHSALTQGRIVVRDEAKLRRLLRFETADVVIAMTIAGLVNIAMLIMAASTFYKTGMTGIGTLEEAHRTLTPLLGAAAGGVFALSLLASGLSSSSVGTMAGQVIMQGFIQRRISPWIRRLVTMVPSLVVIALGFDPTRTLVISQVVLSFGLPFAVIPLVMFTRRRDIMGVLVNSRLTTAASVAVVSLIVLLNFYLIYSLIFGG
- a CDS encoding class I SAM-dependent methyltransferase; translation: MTDDKEKQIPDLEIRSYGDFLFLVRGQTSKSMRSLYDDLYFKKHVGDKDVSESYFQTLGLGETKYTRIPLSLVEIKPGTRIIDIGCGRGEIVFQAASAGAWAVGIDYAESAVEIAQTTRERHAANIREKTGFFCQSAETLEFEDDFFDTAFLLDVVEHVSADEFQTILREIWRVLKPGGKLIIHTSPNVWSRTWGFWIKSAVYFLLNREKPVHPVVAHFRTLKSDPEYDEHKILMHINEQSILSLRRHLKACGFRSRVWLGSTGNPWLSRRDLLGRTASMVYTLTGMKYLRGSDIYAVAERRRKK